The Halostagnicola larsenii XH-48 region TGTTTCGCTCGAGCGAGATACTCGGTATCGCCGAGGAAACGCTCGAGTTCGCACTGGAGTCGTCGTCAGAGACGCACCCGAACGAGTACATGGGGTTTCTCCGGGGGACGGAAGCGAGCGAGCTCGGGCTCGAGCGAGACGGACTCGTCATCACCGACGTTCTCGTCGTTCCGGGGACAGAAACCAACAGCGTCAGTGCGACCGTTCGGACGAATATGATTCCGAACGACGTCAAGGCGCTCGGGAGTATCCACTCCCACCCGAACGGCGTCGTTCGACCGAGCGATGCCGACCTCGAGACGTTCGGTCGCGGCAGCGTTCACGTTATCATCGGCGCCCCGTATCGCCGATCGGACTGGCAGGCGTTCGATTCGAAGGGACAACCAACGCAATTGAACGTGATCGACGTCGAACTGCCCGACGCCGAGGAGTTCTTCGATTTCACACAGGCCGACATCGACGAGGATCTGCAATGGGAGTGATTCGAACCGACGAACCGACGGCGGACGCATCGAACCCGAACCGACGCACCGAACGACCGAACGGTCTTGGCACGACGACGGGAGTCGAACCATGACACGGAGCGACGGGGATGGCGCGATGGCGAACCCGCAAACGGTGGTTGCACAGGGTACGTTCGACATTCTCCACCCGGGCCACGTTCACTACCTAGAGCAAGCGGCGACGATGGGCGAGGAACTCGTCGTTATCGTTGCTCGGACGAGCAACGTCGATCACAAGGAGCGTCCGATCTGCAGCGCCCGCCAGCGACGCGACGTGGTCGCCGCACTCGAGGTCGTCGACGAGGCGATCCTCGGCCACGAGGAAGACATCTTCGTCCCGATCGAGGAGATCGAACCCGACGTGATCGCCCTCGGCCACGACCAACACCACGACGACGACGCGATCGAAGCCGAACTCGCGAGTCGCGGGATCGACTGTACGGTCGAGCGAGCCGAGCCACGAGAGCCGGGCCACGACGGCGAACTCCTTTCGACCCGGTTGATCATCGACCGAATCATAGAGCGGCGGGCCTGATCGGAATCTGGCCTCGCTCACCTCGAAACGCCGTCGACTGTGTCGCGCCACTCAGTTTTTCAGGACGACCGGTGGTGGAAGTCGAAGAGAATCGATCGCGTGACCGGTCTCGACGAAGTGTTCGATGGCGAGCCTCGAGGCTTCGGATTCGGTGTATCCGCCTGTTTCATTGATACGCCAGTCACACTGCAGACAGTACTTACACATGAGGCTCCGGCGTCAGTTTGAGCTAGACGTTCGAAAGTCCGGTGCAGGAATTCGAAAGTTGTGCCGAACAGACGCCTGCCAATCGAACGGTCCGTGAAGGCGTTTGCTCTCGACCTATAACTCGAGTGGAAATCTCCCCTCGTCGTTCGATCACCACTCCTCCTCGTCGATCCACTGGTCCGGTGTCGGAACGTACTCCTCCTCGCCGGTCGCATCGGTTCCGCGATACGTGTATACGTGGCCGTCTTTGTCTTCGGCGACTCGCGCCTCGAGATACGTCTGGGCCGCCCGTCTCGAGAGGGCACCCATCTCGATGACGTCCGCGAGGACGGTTTTCGTGGCGCGAAACCAGATAGACAGCTCTCGGTCCGACGTGTCGGGCCCTATCTCGACGATCGCTCCCCGTCCCTGTTCTCTGCCGTCGCCCCACTCGAGCCAGCAGACGCGGTAGGACCTGATGTCGAAATCGGTCGAGACGAGGTAGAGCGCTTCGTGCGTACAGGGATCGAGGTAATTGGTGAGGACGCGATCGAGCGCGACCGAGTCGGCGAGGACGTCCGAATCAACGGTTCCGGAACCGAGCGGGGAATCGGCGTCGATTCGGTCCGCTAACTCGAGGTTGGCCGCACCCCAGTGACTGTAGCGGAGGTCAAAGAGGTGGTCGGGACGCCGGTAGGCGACGAGCGCTCTATGTCCCATTTGCCTCTGGGCGTACACGCACTCGGTCAGTTTCGGGACGGATAACCGGTCGTTCGTGGGGGTACATCACCCGGTTTGGGACCGCCCCCCTATTTGAACGTCAGGACCTGTTCATCACCGAGGCGATTCGCGTACCTCGAAGGCTGCTACCGAGTCAGTGCGCGATCGAGAGTCGTCCTTCTGCGCGATCTTTGAGCGCTCGGTTCATCTCCCGAAAGCCGCGTTCGATCTGGCGCTCGTCCAGCAATACCGGGACGAGTGCGCCGCGGAACGTCTCGCGCTGGAGAAACCGCGTCCGTTGCGCGCCATCGACGGGCTCGAGATGAAACTCGTGGTAGCCGTCGAACACGAACGGAACGACGATCTGTCCCCGCCACGCAAACCGTTTGTTCGTCTCGAGAGCGATGACCGCCGGCGTGAACGTCATCGCTCGAGCGCCCGGCGGTTGGATCGTAACCACCAGCCGTTCGCCTTTAACCGGGTGTCCAACTATCGAGCGAACGAACGGATTCCATTCGGGGTAGCTGTCGAACTCGAGAAGGATCTCCCAGACGGCGGCGGGTGGCGCGTCGATTTCTTCGAAGGCTTCGACAGATATCATGCCATATAATAACACACGAGGAGCAATGCGCTTGTCGCCCCAGCATTCGCGTTGATACGCCTCGCCGCGAACTCCGATCCGCGGACCGAGTGGGATGAACTGAGGTCCTGAAGACTGTCAACGAGTGTGTCGGCGGGCAGCGACCAGTCCGCTCGAGGAGTCGCCGGTCGTCGCGCACGGAATCTCTCGGAACGCGGATCGGTTCCTCTCGCTGACCGAAACGCAACTAGCGCTTGAGTATCGGCCTCGAGACGATTCGAGCGACGTTCTCGACGGGACGGACCCCGGGCGTGCCGGGCTCGAAACGGAGTAGTCGATCGGTGACTGTCCGGTGTCTTCGAAAAGGGGATTACCGTGGACCAACAATCTTTACGTATGAGCACTGATGTGTCCGAATCGACGGGTTACGGACCGAACCTCGAAATGTCGACGCTCGGGTATATCGTCGCCGTTCTGATCGCGATTCTGTTGTTGCCGCTTCTTCCGGTAGCCGTCGTCGGCTACGTCCTCTACCGCGTGTTCACCCCGAGCGACGGCGAGCCGGCACGGCGCGGCTGGAATCGTGATTTCGGCGGACCGGGAGACAGTTCCTGAGTCGGCCAGTTCGGTCTCGAGGTTCCGCGTCGTTCCCGAGCGAATTCGGCCGTCCCTTGGGTCTTTCAGTACGACGACACTCTGCGGCAGTCCGTGGTGGGGACACCAACAGCTAACCGAGAGGAAGACCGTAGATACACCTGTTCATGACTGACGTTATCGTCGTCGGCGGCGGCCCCGCCGGCTTGAGCGCAGCACTGTTCACACAGAAAAACGGCCTCGAGACGACCGTCTTCGACACCGACCAAACGTGGATGCACAAGGCGCACCTGTTCAACTATCTCGGACTCGGCTCGGAAGACGGAACGGCCTTCATGGCAACGGCTCGCCGTCAGGTCGAGAGCTACGGCGTCGACCTCCGGCAGGGTGAGGAAGTGACTGACGTCGCCGAGGGTGACGACGGCGGGTTCACGGTCGAAACCGAAGACGAGACGTTCGAGTCCGACTACGTCGTTCTCGCGACGGGTGCCAACCGCGATCTCGCAACCTCCCTCGGCGTTGCCTTCGACGGCGACGTCGTCGACGTCGATATTACGATGGAGACGAGCGTCGACGATGCCTACGCAACGGGAGCCATGGGCCGAGCCGAGGAGTGGCAGGCCGTAATCTCCGCAGGCGACGGCGCCGCAGCCGCGTTGAACATCCTCACGAAAGAGAAGGGCGAACACTACCACGATTTCGACGTTCCGGCCGACGCCGACGCAGCCTTCGGTGGAATGGCCGACGACGAATAAGACTCACAGCGGGACTGCTGACTCAAATTTTTCGAGAAATGACGGTGGCTCGATACTGATGCCGGCGGACCGATACTGACGCCAGCGAGACGATTACTTAATTCTGAACGGATTGTCGTCGTCACCATCATCGCTTTCGTCTTCGGAACCCTCGTTCCCTGGTTCGTCGTCCTCGTAGGGTTTTCGGGCCGTAATCGTGATCGTCGCCTCGGGGTCGTTCGAATCCTCCCACGGGCTGTCGTAGGCCGACAGCTCGATATCGGTGACGTCCCACCCCTCCTCGCTCAACAGCGCGACGAGTCGGCGCTGGTCCTTGAGCATTTCCTCGTTCATGTACGATCGTACAGTCCGTTCCGGGGTATGTCTTGTGTCGATTCCGCCCTCGCTAGTTCGTCGCGTCGGGTTCGATACCCTCGACGGCGCTGGCATCCTCCTCGTCGTGACCGATCGTGACCGCCTCCTCGACCAACGACCGATGCGCTCGTCGAAGCCGCTCGGAGAGCGCCTGGTGGGAGATATCGAGGTCGTTCGACAGCGATTCCATGTCGATATTTCGCGGGATTTCGTAGTACCCGCCCTCGAGCGCCGATACGAGCGTTTCGTACTGCGCATCCGTCAGCCCGTATCGTCCCTCTCGACCTTGGTCGAGATGATGTATTTTCTGAATATCAAGCGAGAACCCCTGACTCGTCGCGAAATCGTAGGTGCTCGCCAGCGAATCGCGTTCGGGAAAGAGCACGCGAAACTGCCACCACCGGCCCTCGCTTGCGGCCTGTAGAATCGTCGCCTTCTCTTCGGTGAGGATGTGAACGATCACCGTCACGTCGTCGATCCAACTCAGCCGATACAGTTGTTCTTCGTCGAGGTCGGTGAGGAGGTCGGCCTCGTCGACGCTCGGGTCCTCCTCGAGCAGTTCCTCGAGACCCGACATCGACGATTCGTCGCCGGAGATCCAGACGTAGGGTATGACGTGGTTCGGACCGTGGGCGACGACGCGTTCGATTTCGACGGAAATGTCGTCGACCGACTCGAGCGTTTCCCGGAGCGCGAACTCGTCGGCCGGAACCGTTAGTTCCGCAATCGTACTCATACACTGAATTACGGGGACCACACTCAAGAAAGACTCCCCTCGATGCTATCGCCGATAGGCGACGATCCGAAACCGAATCCGGTTACGTGATCTGTTTTTCCCCGGCGTCTTTAAGCGGATCCACCCGCAAGAGACGACTATGCTCACCGACGAGTTCGGACGCGACGTCACGGGGGTTCGCGTTTCACTCACCGATCGGTGTAATTTCGATTGCGTCTACTGTCACAACGAAGGGCTCGGAGACACCCGCGGCCCGATGGACCCACAGGACGACGAGATGACGACCGACGACGTGGTCCGCTTTCTCGAGGTCGCCGAGGAGTTCGACGTAGATGCGGTGAAGTTCACCGGCGGCGAACCGATGCTCCGCCAGGATCTCGAGGAAATTATCGCTCGGACGCCCGATTCGATGGAGGTTTCGCTGACGACGAACGGAACCTTCCTCCCGGGTCGCGCCCCCGACCTCGTCGAGGCGGGTCTCGAACGGGTCAACGTCTCGCAGGACGCGCTCGATCCGGACGACTTCGCCGCGGTCACCAAGAGCGGTGCCTACGAGCGGGTGCTCGAGGGCGTCGACGCCGCGCTCGAGGCCGGCCTCGATCCGGTCAAACTCAACATGGTCGTCTTCGAGCACACGGCGGGATACGTTCCCGGGATGGTCGACCACGTCGCCGAGAACGAGGGACTGCAACTCCAGCTCATCGAGTACATGCCCGAGCTGACTGGCAACCCCGAATGGGCGATCGATATCGAGCGGGTCCACGAGTGGCTCGCAGAACGGGCCGACGAGATCGAACACCGGAAGATGCACGACCGAAAGCGCTACTGGATCGCCGCCGATGACGCGAGTGACGGTGCGTCGAAGTCGTCGGGAACCGGTCGTGGTATGGTCGAAATCGTCGATCCCGTCGAGAACCCGACGTTCTGTGCGAACTGCCACCGGGTACGGGTGACCCACGAGGGCTATCTCAAGGGCTGTCTCAACCGCAACGACGACCTCAAGCCGATGGGGGAGATGTCCAAACCCGAGATTCGCGACGCGTTTCACGAGGTCGTCGAACAGCGGGTCCCCTACTACGGCGAGTACATGGTCCGAAACGAGGACGGTCACTGGGTCGTCAACGAAAAGTACCTCGAGGACGGCCCGGACGCGTCGGCGGCGAAAAACTAGCGACGCTGATTACCGGCTTCTTCCGGTCCATTCGCTTTGATCGCGACGCGAACCGAGCGCAACCACGAGAAACGCCGCCGCCAGCACTAACAGCACGACGCCCGTGATTGGCTGCCCGCCAGCCGAGAAGACGTAGACGCCGTATCCGATCGTCGCCGCGACGAGCCCGATCAGGAGACTCGAGATGATGTGGACCGCCTCGAGTCGTGTCGTCTCCGCTTCTCGCCCGAGTTGATCGCCCAGATCCGTCGCGTCGTGGCCGAGGTCCCACGCGAGAACGGTTCCGATCGTCGCGAGCACAGTCAACTCGACGGAGTCTCCCTGCAACCCGCCGGCGACGACGCCGACGAAAATAGCTAACGCGCCGACGTCGATCCCGTTGCGGTCTCCGCGAACCAGTCCGAACGAAAGCAGCGCCAGCCCGAAGACGCCGATTCCGGCCCCATAGATCGATCCCGCACCCGAGACGAGAACAGCGACGATTCCACCGCCGATGGCCGCCGCCCTCGAGAGCGTCGTGGGCCGACGAGTCACGTCGCTCATCTGGCGTCACCAACGTGCATGCGGGCGAAGACATCATCGATCGATTCTCCGGCGTCCCAGTCGATCACGGGGATACCCGCGCGCTGTAAGTCGAACCGCCTGATCCGTCTGCCGACGCGGGCCAGTTGCTGGGCGGTGGTTCGATCCGTCGTCGGATCCGGCGAGACGACGGTTACCGGATAGCCGTACGCTTCCAGTTTTCGGGCGATCTCGAGGCTCGCCTGATCGCACAGCGGCGAGAAAAAGAGGATCTGCGTTTCAGCGGAAAACCGCCGTCGGAGCGTTCGAAGCTGGCCGTACCAGTGTGTTCCGCGACTTGGCGGCACGGAAGCGAACTGCGAATGCGTCGCGAGCAACTGCTCGAATTCGACGCGGTGGTGACGTCCCGCCGCGGGAGCGAGCCAGCAGGGCTCTTGGGTCGAGGAATACCCCTCTTCTGACGACTCCCCTGGACCGAGCGCCGCGAGTCCCACGGTGTCCCCGTTCTCGAGGAGCGTCGCCGCGGTTCGTCCCGCCGCGCTAACGGATCGATCGACGGCGTGTCGCTCGTCGGGCGACGGTGCGAGGTATGACACCTTTCGGGTATCGAGCAGGAGGACGACTCGGGCAGCACGCTCTTCGTGGAACTCGAGGGTTGCGAGCTCTCCCGTTCGGGCGTGGCGCTTCCAGTCGATTCGGTTGAGCGGGTCGTTGCGTCGGTACTCCCGAACGGAGTGAAAGGCGGTTCCGGTGCCGCCGTCGGTCGTCTGGAGACGACCGGAAAACGACGCCGCAGTCGCCCGAAGCGGGATCGAAGCGGCGATCGGACGCAGGACGGGATTGGAGACGATCGACGTTTCCTGACCGACGTACACCTCCCATTCGGCCGATCGAGACGGGTCGCGCGCGAGGACGAGCGCGGGATCGAACTCGTGGGTGCCGCGACGGGCGGTGACGGTGTACTCGAGGGTCACCGATTCACCCGGTCGCAACGCGGTGCCCATTCGGGCCGAGCCGTCGACGACAGCCAGTCCCGGCGGCACGCCGTCGATAACTCTGAGATCGGGGAGCAGTCGGTCGCTCTCGTTGGTCACGGTCAGACTGACATCGATTTCGTCGCCGGGCTCGGGCGAGTCCGTCGACACCGTTCGCTCGAGGTCGACCTTGGGGACGGGCGGATCGAACGCTCGAGCGAAGCCCGCATATCCGACGCCGACGACGCCCGCGAGGACGACTGCAGGGGATTCGGCCAGAGCACCGATCCCGACCGCAAAGAGGGCGACTGCACCGACACCCGTCCAGTACTCGGTCGATCGCTCGCGGGCGTGTTCGGTCCCGTGGACCCGCTTGGTCGTCGTCCGCGGATCGTAGTCGTCCTTCTCGGACACGTCTGCCTCGTACTTCGGAAGCGTCTCCGGAACGGAGTAGGCCGAACGGTCTCCGTATCCGATATTCGCGATGCTCGCTCCAGCCCGTCGAATGCCCTCCCGGAACACCGTCTCGCGATCGAGGGTTGCCGCGAGTCGTTTGCGAAGCGACCTCGAGGGCGGGTCAACCGACTTTGAGAGAAACGCCGCCGCCCGCCGGTCGTCGGTCCACTCGCCGGTCTCGAGTCGAGCCGTCGCCTCCTCGACGGAGCGGCCTTCGAAGCGGGTGAGCACTGCAACGACCGCGGCTCGGAGTCCGTCGACGAACCGACGACTCTGAGTGGTGTACTCATCCGTTGCGTCTCGGAACTGACTGATTGCGTCTCGGAGTGACGATCCCGGCGCGGGGACGCGATAGGTTCGTTCCGGTTCCGGCGTTTTCGTCTGTTCTCGGACACCGCGACGCCGGGAGAGCGCCGAGACGGCTCCGAGCAGCAGTCCACAGGCGACAGCGACCAGACCGCTGCGTCCCATATTGAACCCACCCAGTCCGGACAGGACGGCTATCGCGCCGAGGAACGTTATCACACCGAGTGTGAGCCACCCCCTACGGACGCTCATCGGCCATCACCGTCGGTCGGTCCGCTCATCGACTCCTTTTCGTCGCTAGCGTACTCGGTCTCGATCTGGCGGAGTACGTCCACGGCCCGATCTTCCATTTCGGCCGTCGTCTCCTTGCCGCCGTAGCGGACCTCCTCGAACAGGCGGGTCAGGTCTTCGACGTGATGGCGGGCGAGTCCGGCGGCGATCGCCGCCTCGGCGAACTCGCCGGGCGTGCTCGTCTCCGGCCGGTCGACCTCGAGGAGCCCGGTCATCTCCTCCCAGGCGCGATAGACCTCGTTGTCGACAGCGTCGTCGTCGGCCGCTTCGATTCGCGTCGCAGCGCGACCGGCCGCTTCGCCGACGGCGTGGCGTTCGGTCTCGTCCTCGAGTCCGTGCTCGTCCGCGGCGAGTCCGCTGTCGTCGGAGCGCCGGTTCGTGAGGACGAGTGCCCCGGCGAATATCGCGGTGATGACGCCGAGTACGCCCAGCAGCGGGACGATCGAAATCGGCGTCCGCTCACCCTCGCCCTGCCCTGGAGTTCCGCCGTCTTGTGCTGGCCCCCCGCCTCCGCTTTGATTCATGGCCTCGCCGCTCCATTCGGAACCAAATTCGGCGAGTATCCAGGCTAACGCGACGAGAACGATGCAGACAACGATCGCGGCAGCAGCCAGACGAAGGAGCTCTCGTCGGTGGAAGAGCAAGTACCAGGCCAGTGCGATGGCGATGACGATGAGGAGTGCGTAGACGAGGTACTGGAAAAATTGCGGGATCTCCCCACCGGCTCCGAGTTCGACTCCTGTTTGCCCGTTAGATCCCGAGGTACTCTCCTCGCCGCCGCCCGATCCACCCGTACCGCCCGTCTCGAGCGGCGACTGGATCGTCGCCGCAGTCAATCCGATCGCGACGATAGCGACCAGCGCGGCACCGAGTCGGAGGGCGAGGTCGTTTCGGGACACCTGTTGGTTCGCTTTTTGCGTGGATCACAATAAGTTCAATTGGTTCACACCAGTGAATCGCGACGGCCGGTCGGCCAACGACGTAGCGCCGACTCGAGGAGCCACCTCCTTCGCGCAGTTTCTTTCGTTGCCCTTAAGTACCCGACGAGGGTACCACTCAATGCGATACGTGTAGGGGACGAGTCCCCGAGTCCAGACGGGCGATGATAACAGACACGGTGTCGTGGTAGCCAAGCGGCCCAAGGCGCATGGTTGCTAACCATGTGGCGTCAAGCCTCCGGGGTTCAAATCCCCGCCACGACGTCGGATTCACAGTACTGGCGCGCTTGCGTCAGCATGCAGTGCGCGCACGAAAGACAGAGATACACGACATATGAGCGAGGAAGAACCACAAGAACAAGAAGAGGATGAAGATCTTCAATACTTCGTCCGCATCGGTCAGGCCGACCTCGACGGGACGAAATCCGTCGAACGGTCGCTGTCCGAACTGAACGGTGTCGGTCGACGGACCGCCCGTATCATCGCGGACGAAGCCGAAGTCGACCGGACCGCAACCTTCGGTCGACTGGATGAAGACGTCATCGATGAGGTCGTCGAACTCGTCGAAAACTACGCCGAAGAAGTGCCCGAGTGGCTTACGAATCGCCAGCGGGACTTCTACACCGGCGAAACCACCCACGAGATCGGTAACGACCTCCAGTTGACTCGACAGCAAGATATCAACCGGATGAAGATGATCGACTCCTACAAAGGCGCCCGCCACAAGCGCGGCCAGAAGGTTCGCGGACAGCGAACCAAGTCCACGGGTCGGACCGAAGGGACGATCGGAGTCAACGTCGAAGAGATCCGCGAAGAGCAGGCGGAGGAAGCCGCCGCCGCCGAGGAGGATGACGAATAATGCCACTCGGAACGGACACCAAAAACTACGAGACCCCGAATCACCCCTACCAGGGCGAACGCATCGCCAGCGAGCACTCACTGCTCGATCGCTACGGCTTGGCGAACAAAGAAGAGCTCTGGCGTGCACAGTCCCAGCTTCGCTCCTACCGGCGCGAGGCTCGTGACCTGCTCGCACAGCCAGCGGACGAAGAAGCCGTCGCGCGCCGAACCGAGGAGTTCCTCGGCCGGCTCACCCGCGTCGGCTATCTCGACGAAGCGGACGAACTCGGCGACGTGCTCTCGCTCGAGATCGAGGACGTCCTCGAGCGTCGTCTCCAGACGCTCGTCTACCGAAACGGACTGGCGAACACGCCACAGCAGGCGCGTCAGTTCATCGGGCACGGCCACGTGGTCGTCGGCGATAGCCGACATACGGTGCCGTCCTACGTCGTCGATATCGACGAGGAAGACGACATCGAGTTCGACGAGAACAGTCCACTCGCGGACGAACTCCACCCGGAACGAGCGGAGGAACAATAAATGGCAGACGACGACAAATGGGGCGTTGCCCACGTACACGCATCGTTCAATAACACCATCATGACCGTGACCGACCTCACGGGCGCGGAGACGATCGCGAAGTCCTCCGGCGGGACCGCGGTCAAACAAAACCGCGACGAAGCGTCGCCGTACGCCGCCATGCAGATGGCCGAAGCGGTGGCCGAAGAGGTCAAAGCTGCCGGCATCACGGGCCTGCACGTCCGCGTTCGCGGCCCCGGTGGCAACTTGCAGAAGTCACCCGGACCCGGCGCACAGGCAACGATTCGCGCGCTCGCCCGTTCCGGTATCGAGATCGGTCGCATCGAGGACGTCACGCCGATCCCGCACGACGGATCGCGTGCCCCGAAAGGCAAAGGCGGATACTAGACCCATGACAGAAGAGTACGACGTCGAGTTCGTCGAAACCGGGGATCGAAAGGCCCGATTCCTCGTTCGCGGGGTCACCCCCGCGTTCGCAAACGGCCTCCGTCGAGCGATGGTCGCCGACGTGCCGACGATGGCCATCGACGAAGTGCGATTCATCGAAAATTCGTCGGTGATGTTCGACGAACAGCTCGCGCTTCGACTCGGG contains the following coding sequences:
- a CDS encoding Mov34/MPN/PAD-1 family protein, with product MGLLDALFRSSEILGIAEETLEFALESSSETHPNEYMGFLRGTEASELGLERDGLVITDVLVVPGTETNSVSATVRTNMIPNDVKALGSIHSHPNGVVRPSDADLETFGRGSVHVIIGAPYRRSDWQAFDSKGQPTQLNVIDVELPDAEEFFDFTQADIDEDLQWE
- a CDS encoding DUF7535 family protein, translated to MSTDVSESTGYGPNLEMSTLGYIVAVLIAILLLPLLPVAVVGYVLYRVFTPSDGEPARRGWNRDFGGPGDSS
- a CDS encoding DUF4129 domain-containing protein, whose translation is MSRNDLALRLGAALVAIVAIGLTAATIQSPLETGGTGGSGGGEESTSGSNGQTGVELGAGGEIPQFFQYLVYALLIVIAIALAWYLLFHRRELLRLAAAAIVVCIVLVALAWILAEFGSEWSGEAMNQSGGGGPAQDGGTPGQGEGERTPISIVPLLGVLGVITAIFAGALVLTNRRSDDSGLAADEHGLEDETERHAVGEAAGRAATRIEAADDDAVDNEVYRAWEEMTGLLEVDRPETSTPGEFAEAAIAAGLARHHVEDLTRLFEEVRYGGKETTAEMEDRAVDVLRQIETEYASDEKESMSGPTDGDGR
- a CDS encoding 30S ribosomal protein S13, whose amino-acid sequence is MSEEEPQEQEEDEDLQYFVRIGQADLDGTKSVERSLSELNGVGRRTARIIADEAEVDRTATFGRLDEDVIDEVVELVENYAEEVPEWLTNRQRDFYTGETTHEIGNDLQLTRQQDINRMKMIDSYKGARHKRGQKVRGQRTKSTGRTEGTIGVNVEEIREEQAEEAAAAEEDDE
- a CDS encoding DUF7519 family protein, whose product is MSDVTRRPTTLSRAAAIGGGIVAVLVSGAGSIYGAGIGVFGLALLSFGLVRGDRNGIDVGALAIFVGVVAGGLQGDSVELTVLATIGTVLAWDLGHDATDLGDQLGREAETTRLEAVHIISSLLIGLVAATIGYGVYVFSAGGQPITGVVLLVLAAAFLVVALGSRRDQSEWTGRSR
- a CDS encoding adenylyltransferase/cytidyltransferase family protein, whose translation is MANPQTVVAQGTFDILHPGHVHYLEQAATMGEELVVIVARTSNVDHKERPICSARQRRDVVAALEVVDEAILGHEEDIFVPIEEIEPDVIALGHDQHHDDDAIEAELASRGIDCTVERAEPREPGHDGELLSTRLIIDRIIERRA
- the moaA gene encoding GTP 3',8-cyclase MoaA, whose translation is MLTDEFGRDVTGVRVSLTDRCNFDCVYCHNEGLGDTRGPMDPQDDEMTTDDVVRFLEVAEEFDVDAVKFTGGEPMLRQDLEEIIARTPDSMEVSLTTNGTFLPGRAPDLVEAGLERVNVSQDALDPDDFAAVTKSGAYERVLEGVDAALEAGLDPVKLNMVVFEHTAGYVPGMVDHVAENEGLQLQLIEYMPELTGNPEWAIDIERVHEWLAERADEIEHRKMHDRKRYWIAADDASDGASKSSGTGRGMVEIVDPVENPTFCANCHRVRVTHEGYLKGCLNRNDDLKPMGEMSKPEIRDAFHEVVEQRVPYYGEYMVRNEDGHWVVNEKYLEDGPDASAAKN
- a CDS encoding DUF58 domain-containing protein yields the protein MSVRRGWLTLGVITFLGAIAVLSGLGGFNMGRSGLVAVACGLLLGAVSALSRRRGVREQTKTPEPERTYRVPAPGSSLRDAISQFRDATDEYTTQSRRFVDGLRAAVVAVLTRFEGRSVEEATARLETGEWTDDRRAAAFLSKSVDPPSRSLRKRLAATLDRETVFREGIRRAGASIANIGYGDRSAYSVPETLPKYEADVSEKDDYDPRTTTKRVHGTEHARERSTEYWTGVGAVALFAVGIGALAESPAVVLAGVVGVGYAGFARAFDPPVPKVDLERTVSTDSPEPGDEIDVSLTVTNESDRLLPDLRVIDGVPPGLAVVDGSARMGTALRPGESVTLEYTVTARRGTHEFDPALVLARDPSRSAEWEVYVGQETSIVSNPVLRPIAASIPLRATAASFSGRLQTTDGGTGTAFHSVREYRRNDPLNRIDWKRHARTGELATLEFHEERAARVVLLLDTRKVSYLAPSPDERHAVDRSVSAAGRTAATLLENGDTVGLAALGPGESSEEGYSSTQEPCWLAPAAGRHHRVEFEQLLATHSQFASVPPSRGTHWYGQLRTLRRRFSAETQILFFSPLCDQASLEIARKLEAYGYPVTVVSPDPTTDRTTAQQLARVGRRIRRFDLQRAGIPVIDWDAGESIDDVFARMHVGDAR
- a CDS encoding NAD(P)/FAD-dependent oxidoreductase, which produces MTDVIVVGGGPAGLSAALFTQKNGLETTVFDTDQTWMHKAHLFNYLGLGSEDGTAFMATARRQVESYGVDLRQGEEVTDVAEGDDGGFTVETEDETFESDYVVLATGANRDLATSLGVAFDGDVVDVDITMETSVDDAYATGAMGRAEEWQAVISAGDGAAAALNILTKEKGEHYHDFDVPADADAAFGGMADDE
- a CDS encoding helix-turn-helix domain-containing protein; this translates as MSTIAELTVPADEFALRETLESVDDISVEIERVVAHGPNHVIPYVWISGDESSMSGLEELLEEDPSVDEADLLTDLDEEQLYRLSWIDDVTVIVHILTEEKATILQAASEGRWWQFRVLFPERDSLASTYDFATSQGFSLDIQKIHHLDQGREGRYGLTDAQYETLVSALEGGYYEIPRNIDMESLSNDLDISHQALSERLRRAHRSLVEEAVTIGHDEEDASAVEGIEPDATN
- a CDS encoding 30S ribosomal protein S4, encoding MPLGTDTKNYETPNHPYQGERIASEHSLLDRYGLANKEELWRAQSQLRSYRREARDLLAQPADEEAVARRTEEFLGRLTRVGYLDEADELGDVLSLEIEDVLERRLQTLVYRNGLANTPQQARQFIGHGHVVVGDSRHTVPSYVVDIDEEDDIEFDENSPLADELHPERAEEQ
- a CDS encoding 30S ribosomal protein S11; translated protein: MADDDKWGVAHVHASFNNTIMTVTDLTGAETIAKSSGGTAVKQNRDEASPYAAMQMAEAVAEEVKAAGITGLHVRVRGPGGNLQKSPGPGAQATIRALARSGIEIGRIEDVTPIPHDGSRAPKGKGGY
- a CDS encoding DUF6735 family protein — protein: MGHRALVAYRRPDHLFDLRYSHWGAANLELADRIDADSPLGSGTVDSDVLADSVALDRVLTNYLDPCTHEALYLVSTDFDIRSYRVCWLEWGDGREQGRGAIVEIGPDTSDRELSIWFRATKTVLADVIEMGALSRRAAQTYLEARVAEDKDGHVYTYRGTDATGEEEYVPTPDQWIDEEEW
- a CDS encoding SRPBCC domain-containing protein, yielding MISVEAFEEIDAPPAAVWEILLEFDSYPEWNPFVRSIVGHPVKGERLVVTIQPPGARAMTFTPAVIALETNKRFAWRGQIVVPFVFDGYHEFHLEPVDGAQRTRFLQRETFRGALVPVLLDERQIERGFREMNRALKDRAEGRLSIAH